Below is a genomic region from bacterium.
GAGGGTACACACCCCTCCCGATAAGCCGAACACGCGTTCGCCGGGCACATTTGCGCGCCGTACCGGCGCGGTATACAATGCTCGATACCTTTTCTATCGGAGGCGCTTGTGCGACCCGTCTGGCGAGGCTACGTGAGCTTCGGCCTGGTGACGATCCCCGTGAAGCTGTATACGGCCACGGAGGAAAAGGACGTTCGCTTCCGCCTGCTGCACGCGAAGTGCGGGACTCCGATCAAGAATCAGCGCTACTGCCCTCACGACGACGTGGTCATCGAATGGAGCGACGTCCTCCGCGGCTATGAGGTGAGCAAGGGGCACTTCGTCACCGTGACCGACGAGGAGCTCGACAAGATCCCGATCGATACGAGCGGGAACGTCAACATCGCCGGGTTTGTCGAGCTCTCGGAGATCGATCCGATCTACTACGAGCGGTCGTATTATGTCGTTCCCGACGAAGGCGGCGCCAAGGCGTTTGTTCTTCTTCAAGAAGCGCTGCGCCAGGCCGAGCGCGTTGCGGTCGGGAAGGTGGTCATGCGGGAGAAAGAACATGTCGTCTCGCTGCGCCCGTTCCAGGACGCGATGGTGATGTCGACGCTGTATTACGCCGACGAAGTGCGGTCGGTTTCCGCGCTCGACGAGGTGCCGGCGGACGTAAAGGTCCACCCCAACGAGCGCAAGATGGCGGGGCAGCTCGTCGACAGCCTCGCGATCGAGTTCCATCCCGAGGAGTATAAGGACGAGTACCGCGGACAGGTCCTGGCGCTGATCGAGGCCAAGGGCAAGGGCGAGCCGGTGCCCGAGGTCAAGGCGAAGGAACCCGGCAAGGTCGTCGACCTGATGGAAGCGCTGCGCCGGAGCGTTGAGATGGCCCAGCAGCGGCCGGCCGGCGCCCGGCCATCGCGCGCGGCGGGCGGCCAGCGGCGCGCCGCGGCGGGGGGCATGCACGAGCGGCCGCGCTAGGCGGGTCTGCGGGGAACGTGTTTCGGGGCGCCGGCGGTGCCGGCGCCCCGG
It encodes:
- a CDS encoding Ku protein, which produces MRPVWRGYVSFGLVTIPVKLYTATEEKDVRFRLLHAKCGTPIKNQRYCPHDDVVIEWSDVLRGYEVSKGHFVTVTDEELDKIPIDTSGNVNIAGFVELSEIDPIYYERSYYVVPDEGGAKAFVLLQEALRQAERVAVGKVVMREKEHVVSLRPFQDAMVMSTLYYADEVRSVSALDEVPADVKVHPNERKMAGQLVDSLAIEFHPEEYKDEYRGQVLALIEAKGKGEPVPEVKAKEPGKVVDLMEALRRSVEMAQQRPAGARPSRAAGGQRRAAAGGMHERPR